The sequence ATCCTATGTTAGCAGAGCACTACATTGAATTTATAGAGTTAGAAGTTGACGGAGATACTCTTTACAGAAAATATCTAAAACCTGAACAAGAACCAGAAGCTTTCTTTGAGGTTCCAAAAGGAAAAGAAGTAATAGCTAGAGAGTATTGCAATATTCATGGTTTATGGATAAATAAATAGTTTAGATGTATTTTTGAAGTTAAAATAGAAATTTGGAGGAAATGATGAAAAAGTACGTATGTGTAGTATGTGGATATGAATATGATCCTACAGTAGGAGATGTTGAAAATGGAGTACCAGCAGGAACTGCTTGGGAAGATGTACCAAATGACTGGTTATGTCCACTTTGTAGCGTTGGAAAAGATGAATTTGAACCAGTTGAAGAGTAATAGTGTTTTTTTAAAGGACATGTCTGTGGACATGTTCTTTTTTTAATGAAATTCTAAAAAAAACTTGACAGTACTCATAATATAGTGTATTATATTTGTGTAGCAAATTTTTAAGATATGCCTAGATAGCTCAGTTGGCTAGAGCATACGGTTCATACCCGTACGGTCGATGGTTCGAATCCATTTCTAGGCACCATATTCCAAATAATTTTTTAAACCCCACTTTTTAGATTCATATGTTGTAGTCTAACCCTAAATATTTTTAAGGAAAAGGATGAGTCATTGGCTCATCTTTTTTCTTTTTTGTATTTTCCACTCAGATTTGATATAATATTCTAAAAGAGAAAAAAAGGAGTCAATATGTGGATAGGGATAGTTATAATGATATTGATATTAATTATATATTTTAAAGATAAGGGAGTTCCGATATTTTTGTATCATCAGGTAAATGAGATATCAGGTGTAACACCAGCACTGTTTGAAGAGCATTTAAAGATATTGAAAGAAAAAAATATGAATCCTATAACTTTGAAAGAGTATGGAGCTGGAGATATAAAAGATAATTCAGTACTAATAACTTTAGATGATGGCTATTATGATAATTATTCTGAAGTTTTACCACTTTTGAAAAAATATAATATGAAAGCTACTGTTTTTTTGAATACTTTTTATGTAAAGGAGAAAAGAGAGGAGAAAACTGAGATTCTTATCAGTGATAAGGCGAATTATGAAGCTATGAAAAAGTTTGTTGAGAGTGGAGATGGAACAACTGAACAGTATCTCACTTGGGAGGAGATAAAAGAGATGTCTGAAAGTGGTTTAATCGATTTTCAAGCCCATTCACATAAACATACAGCAGTGTTTGTAAGTGATAAAATAGAAGGTTTTTTAAATGGAGATGAAGAGGATATAACAGATATTTATCTCTATGGAAAAATAGAAAGAGGATATCCTAAGTTTAGAAAAAGAGGAGAGTATTCTTCTAGAGCTGTTATTATTGAGAAAAGTTTTTTTGAAAAATTTAAACAATATTATGATAGTGAGCTACAAGGAAAAGAGAAAAAGGAGCAGTTAAAATTAGCTCAAATGTATATTAACAATAATAAAGAGAAATATTTTCATTATGAGAGTGAAGAGGAATTTCTGAAAAGAGTAAGAGAGGAATTTCTATTAAATAAGGAATTAATGGAAAAGAAAATAGGAAAGAAAGTAGAATATTTTTGTTGGCCGTGGGGACATAAAAATAGGTCTGTGATAGAGATGCTCAAAAAAGAGGGAATAAAAGGATTTGTTACAACTAAAAAAGGAACTAATGGAAGAATTCCTAAATATGATATGATAAGACGTATAGAGCTTAGAAAATTTACTCCAAAGAAATTTAAAATAAATTTGTTTATAGCAAGAAATTATATTTTAGGGAAAATATATGGCTGGCTATCTTAAGAGGTGTTATATGAAATTATCAGTTGCAATGATAACAATGAATGAAGAAAGGATTTTGGCTAAAACTTTAGAATCAGTTAAAGGAATAGCTGATGAGATAGTGATAGTAGATAGTGGTTCTACTGATAAAACTGAAGAGATAGCTAAGAGATATGGTGCAAAATTTTATAGGGAGGTTTGGAAAGGATACGGGTCACAAAGAAATTCTGCAATAGATAAAGCTAGTGGAGAATGGATTTTAAATATTGATGCAGATGAAGAAATATCTTTAGAATTACAAAAGAAGATTTTGGAAATAAAAAAAGCGACTAGAGAAGATAGCGTATTTACTATAAATTTTACATCTGTTTGTTTTGGAAAAAAAATAAAATATGGAGGTTGGAGTAATAGTTATCATATAAGACTTTTTAAAAAAGATGCTGGAAGGTTTAATGAAAATACTGTACATGAAACTTTTGAAACAACTGAGAAAGTTCAAATTTTGAAAGAGGAGATCTACCATCACAGCTACTCCACATTGACTGATTATTTTACTAAATTTAATCGTTATACAACTGAAGGGGCTATAGAGTACTATAAAAGAGGAAAAAAATGTAATATTTTTCAGTTAGTTTTTAATCCACTATTTAAATTTTTAAGAATGTATTTATTAAGACTTGGTTTTTTAGATGGAAAAGAGGGTTTTTTATTAGCTTGTACAAGCTCTTTATACACTATGGTAAAATATTATAAACTATACGAGATAACTAAGAATGGAAGTTATATTGAAAAATAAAGGAAGGATTATGGAGATCAAGAGGATAATAATTTCAAGAACTGATAAGATAGGAGATTTAGTACTTTCAATTCCAAGTTTTTTTATGATAAAAAGGATGTATCCCAAAGCAGAACTTGTGGTTTTAGTAAGAAAGTATAACTATGATATAGTGAAAAATCTTCCATATATAGATAGAGTAATCAAAATAGATGATTATACACAATCAGAGCTTTTAGAAAAAATAGCATATTTTAATGCTGATATTTTCATAGCTCTATACAATGATAAATTTGTATCGCAACTTGCTAAGGCAAGTAAGGCTCCGATTAAAATAGGACCACTTTCTAAGACCTATTCATTTTTTACTTTTAATAAAGGTGTTTGGCAAAAGAGATCTAAGTCTATAAAAAATGAGGCTGAATATAACTTAGATTTGATAAAAAAAGTTGATGAAAAGAGATATAATGAAGTGTTTAAGATAGATACTAAGATCTATTTAAGTGAAGAGAATAAAAAAGCAGCAAAGACTTTTTTTTCAACTTATAATATAAAAGGAGAGACTTTAGTTGTTAATCCTTTTACAGGTGGGTCTGCTAAAAATATAAAAGATGAAGAGTATGTCTCTCTTTTACAAAGATTCAGAGATGATAACCCAGATAAAAGTGTGATTGTAATATGTCATATATCAGAAGAAGAAAGAGGATTAAGATTAGTTGATAGAATAGCAAGAGATGGTGTATATCTCTATGCAAATGGAGGAGATCTTTTAAATATAGCAGCTATAATAGAAAAGGGAAAGGTATATTTGGGAGCTTCTACTGGACCTACACATATTGCTGGAGCACTTCAAAAGAGAATAGTAGGAATATACCCAGCTAAGGCTACTCAAAGTATTATAAGATGGGGAGTTTTTGGTAATTCTAAAGTAAAATATCTAATTCCAGATAAGGGAAATCCAAAGGAGAATTATAAAAATCCATATTTTGATAATTATAATAAAATTATGGAAGGAGAACTTTTAAACTATATAGATGAAAGTTTTCTCTTAGAAGAGGGTGAGAAAAATTAAAATTTTAATTATTCATACAGCATTTATAGGGGATATTGTCCTTTCAACTCCACTTATAAAAAAATTGAGAGATACTTATCCTAAAGCGGAGATTACTTATCTGACAACTCCTATAGGAGCTTCAATCTTGAGAAATAATCCGTATCTTACTCATATAATAGAATATGATAAAAGAGGAGAGCACAGAGGATTGAATGGCTTTTGGTCCATAATTAAAAAATTAAAAATGGGAGCTTATAATTTAGTGATAACGCCACATAGATATCTGAGAAGTACACTTATTAGTTTTTTGACAGGAGCCCCAGTAAGAAGAGGGTATGACAATGCAGCTGCTTCATTTTTATTTACAGAAAAAGTTCATTATGATAAGAGTAAGCATGAAGTTGAAAAACTCCTCTCTTTTGTTCCTAAAAATCAAGAAAAGAGATATGAGATAGAACTTTTTCCGACTGAATTAGAACGGGAAAAAGTCGATAGATTATTGGAGAAAAAGAGGAAAAAAATGGTTGTAGTTGCTCCTGGAAGTAAGTGGTTTACTAAAAAATGGCCTCTTGAGTATTTTAGAAAAATTATAGCTGAATTGGAAAAAAGAGAAGATACAACAGTTGTAGTAATAGGGGGAAAAGAAGAGTTATTACTCAATATTAATCTCTCTGGAAGCTCAATTGATTTAAGGGGAAGAACTACTCTCTTGGAATTAGCTGAAGTGATAAGAAGAGCTGATATAGTACTAACAAATGATTCATCTCCAACACATATAGCTTCAGCTTTTTCAACTGTTAAAATTTTAGCTATTTTTGGACCTACTGTTCAAAATTTTGGTTTTTTTCCATGGTCTAAAAATAGTGAAATATTTCAAATAGATGGATTGGAATGTAGACCATGTTCAATTCATGGAGGAAACTTTTGTCCTAAAAAACATTTTAGATGTATGTTAGAGATAAAACCGGAATATGTACTAAAGAGAATAGAAAAAAATTTAGAGAGTGAAAACTGATGGAGAGATTAAGGTGTGAGCAAGATATTTTATATTATGACGATAAAAAAAATATAAAATTATATGACAAAATAAAAAACGCTTGTTATAATATAGAGAGGGTCTTAAAAAATGATCAAAGAAGCTATGTGGCCATTGTAAATATAGATGGGGAAAAATATGTTTTGAAAAAACCTATTGAGAAAAATAGAAGAAAGTGGCAGAGATTTTTATCTATATTTAGAGGTAGTGAAAGTAAAAGAGAATATGAAAATATTCAAAAGATAAATAAGTTAGGCTTCAATGGAGCAATACCATACTTGGTAGTAGAGAAAAAAATTGGCCCTTGTGTTGTTGATTCTTATCTTTTATATTCATATCTTGAGGGAAAAGAGGGAAGGACTGAGGATATAGCCTTGATTTCTGAAGAGTTAAAAAAGATACATAGAAGGGGGTATCTTCACGGAGACTCTCAAGTTATGAATTTTTTAATAAATGGAAATACTGTATATCTTATAGATACAAAGCTTATGAGAAATAGATATGGGAAATTTGGTGAGGTTTTTGAATTTATCTATTTAGAAGAAAGCTGTGATAGGGATATAGAATATGATAGGGAGAGTATTTACTATAAAGGAGCTATAGCTCTGAAAAAGTATTTGATATGGTTTTCTAATTTTAAAAGAAGATTGAGAGGGAAGAAGTGAAAATATTAGTAATAAGGATGAGTTCTATAGGAGATATAATACTTACTACTCCTGTACTTAAGGCTTTTAAAAGAAAATATCCAGAACTTATAATAGATTTTGTCGTTCTAGAACAATTTAAAGATGCCATATCTGGACTGGAATATATAGATAATTTGATCACTTTTAGTAAGAAAAAAGATGATGGAATAAAAAATATAAAAAAATTTGCTGCTAGACTAAGGGAAAATAACTATGATTATGTATTTGATTTACATGCAAAGTTTAGATCTAAGATGATAGCAAAAGAGCTTGGAGTTAGAACTTATACTTATAAAAAGAGGGCTTGGTGGAAAACCTTATTAGTAAAACTAAGAGTTATAAGATATCAAGTAGATGATACAATTGTAAAAAATTATTTTGGTGCTTTTAAAGATTTTGATTTAGAATATGTAGGTGAGGATTTAGACTTTAAATTTGAAGAAAATATAAAGTTAAGAAAGTTTGAAGGTTTGCCAGTGATGGCACCAAAGGCATCTAAGAATACTAAAGAGTGGACTTCTGAGGGGTTTGCGAAATTAGCAAAGCTTATTTTTGAAAGATATGGATTAAAGAGTGTGCTTATAGGTGCAAAGCAAGATATTTCTAAATGCGAAGAGATAAATAGGCTAAGTGAAAACTCTTGTATTGTACTTGCTGGAAAACTCTCTTTAAAAGAGAGTGGAGGCTTACTAGCTAAAGCAAAATTTCTAGTAACCAATGATTCAGGACCATTTCATATAGCTAGAGGAGTTGGTTGTAGAACTTTTGTAATCTTTGGACCTACGAGTCCAGGAATGTTTGAGTTTGGGAGAAGAGATACTCTTATATATGCAAATGAAAGTTGTTCTCCTTGTAGTTTGCATGGAGATAAAAAATGTCCAAGAGGTCATTTTAAATGTATGAAAGAGATAAGAGCTAAAGAAGTTTTAGACATCATAGATAAAAAAATAAATGAGGAGGAGTAGTATGGCGAAGACAAAGGATGAAGTTAATGAGAGAGAAAAAGCATTAGAGATGGCAATGAAGCAGATAAAGAAGGATTTTGGAGAAGGATCTATAATGAAATTGGGTTCTAATCAAAGTATGGCAGTAGAGACAATTTCAACAGGAAGTATCAATTTGGATCTAGCTTTAGGTCAAGGTGGAGTACCTAGAGGAAGAATAGTTGAGATATATGGAGCGGAAAGTTCAGGAAAGACAACAATAGCTTTACACATAGCAGCTGAAGCTCAAAAAATGGGTGGGATAGTGGCATTTATAGATGCTGAACATGCTTTGGATCCTATTTATGCTAAGGCTTTAGGAGTAGATGTAGATGAGCTTTTAATATCTCAACCTGATTATGGGGAGCAAGCTTTGGAGATAGCTGATATGCTTGTTCGTTCTGGAGCTGTAGATTTGGTGGTTGTAGACTCAGTGGCTGCTCTTGTTCCAAAAGCTGAGATAGATGGAGAGATGTCGGATCAACAGATGGGATTACAAGCAAGACTTATGTCTAAAGCATTGAGAAAATTAACTGCAACACTTAATAAATCAAAAACTACAATGGTCTTTATCAACCAAATTAGAGATAAGATTGGTGGATTTGGATTTGGGCCTCAAACTACAACTACCGGAGGAAAGGCATTAAAGTTTTATGCTTCAGTGAGAATGGAAGTAAAAAGAGTAGGAAGTGTAAAACAAGGTGATGAGGCAATAGGAAATGAAACAGTTGTAAAAATTACTAAAAATAAGATAGCTCCTCCATTTAAAGAAGCAGCTTTCCAAATAATGTATGGAAAGGGAATATCGAGAGTTGGTGAAATACTAGATATGGCTTTAGAATACGATATAGTTGCAAAATCTGGAGCTTGGTTCAGTTTTGGAGATATTAGGCTTGGACAAGGAAAAGAGAATGTAAAAGCGAGATTAGAGAGTGAACCAGAGTTATTAGCAGCTATTGAAGTTGAAGTAATGAAAGTTATGAAACCACATTCAGCAAAAGATGAGGAAGAGGAACAAGGAATAGCTGTTCCAGAAGGAGCATTGAATTTTGATGAAGTATAATCTTAAGGGAAATAAGATATATTTTGATGAATTTTTTTACTTAGATTTGAATAGACAAACTATATTAGACTTTGATTTGAAAAATCGTATTGAGATTACTGAAGTTGAGTATAGAGAATTAGTTAGAAAAAGAGCAGAAAGTATGGCTTATTTTTGGTTAAGTAAAAGAGATTACTCTCAAAAAGAGCTATATCATAAACTTTTAGCTAAATATAGAGAAAAAGATATTTTAAGAGAGATCTTAGAAAGATTTGTAGATTTAGGCTATCTCAATGATTATGATTATGCACAGAGCTATGTAAGGTCACATAATTATAGTAAAAAAAAGATAGAATTTATGCTTCTTCAAAAAGGAATAAGCTCAGAAATAATTAAAAAAGTCTTAGAGAATGATAATTTTCGAGATATAACTGAGATAAAAAGACAATTAAAAAGGTTTGAGGGGAAAGATGTAGATAAAAAAATCAATTCTCTCATGAGAAAAGGATTTACATATAAAGATATTCAAAGGGCAATAAAAGAGATTGAAGAGTAGAAATTTAGGAGGATTAGAAAATATGTTGGGAATGATATTAGCAGCTGGAACAGGATTATTAATATTTATATACATAAGTATACTATATCTTCCTATAATAGCGTTAAAAGATGAAGTAACTGGAGTGAAGTTAGCAAGAAAAAAATTAAGATGGTTATCAAAACTGGTTTTAAGAAGTTTAGGTGTAAAATTAAGAGTTATTTATAAAAATAGAAAAAATATTAACGCTTTAGAGAGAGAAAAGGGAATTATTTTTGTATGTAATCATCAGAGTAATTTAGATATTCCCGTCATTGTTAGTGCATTACACATAGATACTGGATTTGTAGCAAAAAAAGAGATGAAAACTTGGCCATTTTTTAGTATTTGGATGAAAAAAAGTAAGTGTGTCTTCTTAGATAGAGAAAATCCAAGAGAGGGAATAAAGGATATAAAAGAAGCGGTAAAAATTGTAAAATCTGGACATCCAATAGTTATCTTTCCTGAGGGAGAAAGAAGTTTAGATGGAGAGATACTTAGATTCAAAAAAGGTAGTTTTAAGCTGGCAACAGAAACAAGTGGAATAATAGTACCTATTACCTTAAAAGGTACTTTTAATATACAAAAAAGAGGAGAGTGGAAGATGAGAAGAAATCAGATGGTCACTATAGTTGTAGATGAACCAATATATATAAACTCTCTTTCTAAAGATGAGGTCAAAGAATTAAGTACGACTGTTAGAGAGATAATAAAAAGTAATTATGAGAAAATTAAATAAGTTGTTGATAAATTATAAAAGAAATGATATACTATAAATAGTTATATAACTGACGGAGAAAAAGTGGATAACCACGTGGAGTATAACTTTAAGATTTAGCCGACCGTCTGGGCACTAAGCCTGGATTGTCGGCTTTTTTATTTTAAAAACACTTCAAATATTTTTATATAAAAAATATTATTTTTACAAACAAAAAAATTGACTTTTTGAATAAAGAATGATATCATAAAGTATATTCAAACAATATAAAATAAAAATTAACACACTAAAGGGTTTTTGAATTTTTTAATATTTATTAATTTTAAGGAGGCAAAATGGAGTTTTGGAGCAATTTTAAAGGTCAATTATGGAAAAAGGAGATCAATGTCAGAGACTTTATACAAGAAAATTATACACCTTATCATGGTGATGATTCTTTCCTAGTTGATTCTACAGAGAAGACTAAAAAAGTTTGGAATAAGTTAACAGAGATGTTCAAAGTAGAAAGAGAAAAGGGAATCTATGATGCAGAGACTAAATTTCCACAAGGGATAGTCACTTATGGACCTGGATATATTGATAAAGACTCAGAGGTTATTGTAGGGCTTCAAACTGATGCTCCACTAAAAAGAGGAATCTTTCCTAAAGGTGGACTTAGAATGGTTAAAAACTCATTAGAGGCGTATGGATATAAAATTGATCCATTGACAGAAGAGATTTTTACTAAGTATAGAAAAACTCATAATGAAGGGGTTTTCTCAGCTTATACAGATGAGATAAAAGCTGCTAGAAAAAGTGGGATTATAACAGGTCTTCCTGATGCCTATGGAAGAGGAAGAATCATAGGAGATTATAGAAGAGTAGCTTTATATGGTGTAAATAGATTAATTGAAGATAAAAAAGAGCAATTAAAACAATTGGAATCAGCAGATTTCAATGAAGATATAATTAGAAAAAGAGAAGAGGTATCTGAGCAAATAAAAGCTTTAAAAGAGTTTATAACAATGTGTGCATCTTATGGTTTTGATGTAACTAAGCCTGCTAAAGACGCAAAAGAAGCTGTGCAATTTCTCTATTTTGCTTATCTTGCAGCTACAAAAGATCAAGATGGAGCAGCTATGTCTTTAGGAAGAACTTCTACTTTCTTAGACATATACATTGAGAGAGACCTTAAAGCTGGAGTAATTACTGAGGAGGAAGCTCAAGAGTTAATAGACCAATTTATAATAAAATTAAGAATAATAAGATTTTTAAGAACACCTGAATACAATGATTTATTCTCTGGAGATCCTACATGGGTAACTGAATCTATTGGAGGGCAAGGTGTAGATGGAAGAACATTAGTTACTAAAACATCATTTAGATATCTACATACACTATATAATTTAGGACCAGCTCCAGAACCAAATTTAACAGTTTTATGGTCAGTGAACTCTCCTGAAAATTGGAAAAAATTCTGTTCGAAAGTATCGATAGATACTTCTTCAATTCAGTATGAAAATGATGATTTAATGAGACCTGAATTAGGAGATGATTATGGAATAGCTTGTTGTGTATCTCCTATGAAGATAGGAAAAGGAATGGAATTCTTTGGAGCTAGAGCAAATCTAGCAAAAGCACTTTTATATGCTATTAATGGTGGAAGAGATGAAAAAAGTGGAGTTCAAGTAGCACCTAAGTTCACTCCAGTTATGGGAGATTACTTAGATTTTGATGATGTGATGGATAAGTTTGACCAAATGATGAAATGGTTGGCAGGAACTTATGTAAATGCTTTAAAAATTATACATTATATGCACGATAAGTATTCTTATGAAGCTTTTGCTATGGGATTACATGATTTAAATGTAGAAAGAACTCAAGCTAGTGGAATAGCAGGTCTTTCAATAGTAGTAGATTCACTAGTAGCTATAAGAGATGCTAAAGTAAAAGTGATAAGAAATGAAGAGGGAATAGTAGTAGATTTTGAAAGAGAAGGAGAGTATGTACCATTTGGTAATGATGAGGACTCAACAGATGAGCTAGCAGTTCAAATAGTTGAGAAGTTTATGAATTACTTAAGAACTCATGGAACATATAGAAACTCTAAGGCAACTCAATCAATATTAACTATTACTTCAAATGTTGTATATGGAAAGAAAACAGGAAATACTCCAGATGGTAGAAGAGGAGGAACACCTTTTGCACCAGGAGCTAATCCAATGAATGGAAGAGATACAAGAGGTGCTGTAGCTTCTCTAGCTTCAGTGGCTAAATTACCGTTCCACCATGCAGAGGATGGAATTTCTTATACATTTGCTATCTCACCAGCAGCTTTAGGAAAAACTAAAGAGGATAGAGTAGAGAATCTAGTTACATTGATGGATGGGTATTTTACTCCACAGGGAGGACAACATCTAAATGTCAATGTATTTGATAGAGAGTTATTAGAAGATGCTATGGCAAATCCTGATAAATATCCACAACTTACAATTAGAGTTTCGGGATATGCAGTAAACTTTGTAAGACTTACAAGAGAACAACAGTTAGATGTGCTATCAAGAACTATCAGTGGAAAAATGTAATATAGGGGATGTTGCAATTTAAGAAATTAAAGTTATTATAAATAGTTCAAGAATGACTTTCGTTCAAAGAATAAAGAGCAAGTATGGCTTATGCTGACTTGCTCTATTTATTCTTTATCAATTTTTACTATTTTTCAGATGAGTCTAATAATTTAAAAAAGGAGATAAAATGGTTTTAGGAAATATTCATTCTTATGAGAGTATGGGAACCGTAGATGGACCTGGGATTAGATTTGTAGTTTTTTTACAAGGTTGTCCATTGAGATGTAAATTTTGCCATAATCCTGATACTTGGAATATAGCAGAAAAAAAGATACAGGAGAGTGCTGAGGATACTTTGAAAAAAATAAAAAGATACAGAAATTTTTTTGGAAAAAAGGGTGGTGTAACTGTAACTGGTGGAGAACCTTTAATTCAAGGTAATTATGTATTAGAACTTTTTAAACTTTGTAAAAAGGAGGGTATTCATACGGCTTTAGATACTTCAGGTTATATTTTTAATGAACAAGTAAAAGAGATCTTAGAATATACAGATTTGGTTTTGCTAGATATAAAAGCTATAGATCAGGACATTCATAGGGATTTAACAGGAGTAGATATCAATAATACCTTAAAATTTTTCGAATATTTAAAGGAGATAAAAAAGTCAACTTGGATAAGGCATGTAGTAGTTCCAGGAATAACTGATAATGATGAACTTCTTGAAAGAACGGCTCAATATATATCAAAGGCTGATAATGTTGAAATGGTAGAAATACTTCCATACCATACTTTAGGAGTGTTTAAATATAAAAAGTTAGGACTGGAGTATCCATTAGCTGAGGTAGAAGATTTAGGATACGAAAGAAAACAAGAGATAATGGAGATATTTAAAAAATATGAACTTCCTGTTCATTAAAAAAGTGCTTTTTTTCTTAAAAAATGATATAATAGACAATATGTTATTGAGAGAAAGGGAGGTTCTTTAATGATAATTTTAGGGATAGAGACTTCTTGTGATGAAACTTCCGTAGCTATATTGAAAGATGGGAAGGAGATTTTATCTAATAAAATCTCTTCACAGATAGAGATACATAAAGAGTATGGAGGAGTAGTTCCAGAAATAGCTTCAAGACAGCATATAAAAAATATAGCTACAATAGTAGATGAAGCTTTAGAAGAAGCTGGGCTAACTATAACAGATATAGATTATATAGCTGTAACTTATGCTCCTGGACTTATAGGAGCGTTGTTAGTAGGAATATCTTTTGCTAAAGGGTTATCTTATACTCATAATATACCTATTATACCTGTACACCATATAAAAGGGCATATGTATGCAAACTTTTTAGAGCATGATATAAAATTACCATGTATTTCATTGGTTGTATCTGGAGGGCATACTAATATTTTGTATATGGATGAAAATCATAAGTTTACTAATTTAGGTGGAACATTAGATGATGCAGTAGGAGAGAGCTGCGATAAAGTTGCTAGAGTTTTAGGAATAGGCTATCCTGGAGGGCCTGTGATTGATAAAATGTACTATCAAGGAGATAGAAATTTTCTTAAGATATCTGAACCTAAGGTAGGAGAGTACGATTTTAGTTTTTCAGGGATAAAAACAGCTGTAATCAACTTTGTAAATA comes from Fusobacterium necrogenes and encodes:
- the rd gene encoding rubredoxin — translated: MKKYVCVVCGYEYDPTVGDVENGVPAGTAWEDVPNDWLCPLCSVGKDEFEPVEE
- a CDS encoding polysaccharide deacetylase family protein, with the translated sequence MWIGIVIMILILIIYFKDKGVPIFLYHQVNEISGVTPALFEEHLKILKEKNMNPITLKEYGAGDIKDNSVLITLDDGYYDNYSEVLPLLKKYNMKATVFLNTFYVKEKREEKTEILISDKANYEAMKKFVESGDGTTEQYLTWEEIKEMSESGLIDFQAHSHKHTAVFVSDKIEGFLNGDEEDITDIYLYGKIERGYPKFRKRGEYSSRAVIIEKSFFEKFKQYYDSELQGKEKKEQLKLAQMYINNNKEKYFHYESEEEFLKRVREEFLLNKELMEKKIGKKVEYFCWPWGHKNRSVIEMLKKEGIKGFVTTKKGTNGRIPKYDMIRRIELRKFTPKKFKINLFIARNYILGKIYGWLS
- a CDS encoding glycosyltransferase family 2 protein, coding for MKLSVAMITMNEERILAKTLESVKGIADEIVIVDSGSTDKTEEIAKRYGAKFYREVWKGYGSQRNSAIDKASGEWILNIDADEEISLELQKKILEIKKATREDSVFTINFTSVCFGKKIKYGGWSNSYHIRLFKKDAGRFNENTVHETFETTEKVQILKEEIYHHSYSTLTDYFTKFNRYTTEGAIEYYKRGKKCNIFQLVFNPLFKFLRMYLLRLGFLDGKEGFLLACTSSLYTMVKYYKLYEITKNGSYIEK
- a CDS encoding glycosyltransferase family 9 protein encodes the protein MEIKRIIISRTDKIGDLVLSIPSFFMIKRMYPKAELVVLVRKYNYDIVKNLPYIDRVIKIDDYTQSELLEKIAYFNADIFIALYNDKFVSQLAKASKAPIKIGPLSKTYSFFTFNKGVWQKRSKSIKNEAEYNLDLIKKVDEKRYNEVFKIDTKIYLSEENKKAAKTFFSTYNIKGETLVVNPFTGGSAKNIKDEEYVSLLQRFRDDNPDKSVIVICHISEEERGLRLVDRIARDGVYLYANGGDLLNIAAIIEKGKVYLGASTGPTHIAGALQKRIVGIYPAKATQSIIRWGVFGNSKVKYLIPDKGNPKENYKNPYFDNYNKIMEGELLNYIDESFLLEEGEKN
- a CDS encoding glycosyltransferase family 9 protein yields the protein MKILIIHTAFIGDIVLSTPLIKKLRDTYPKAEITYLTTPIGASILRNNPYLTHIIEYDKRGEHRGLNGFWSIIKKLKMGAYNLVITPHRYLRSTLISFLTGAPVRRGYDNAAASFLFTEKVHYDKSKHEVEKLLSFVPKNQEKRYEIELFPTELEREKVDRLLEKKRKKMVVVAPGSKWFTKKWPLEYFRKIIAELEKREDTTVVVIGGKEELLLNINLSGSSIDLRGRTTLLELAEVIRRADIVLTNDSSPTHIASAFSTVKILAIFGPTVQNFGFFPWSKNSEIFQIDGLECRPCSIHGGNFCPKKHFRCMLEIKPEYVLKRIEKNLESEN
- a CDS encoding lipopolysaccharide core heptose(II) kinase RfaY, which codes for MERLRCEQDILYYDDKKNIKLYDKIKNACYNIERVLKNDQRSYVAIVNIDGEKYVLKKPIEKNRRKWQRFLSIFRGSESKREYENIQKINKLGFNGAIPYLVVEKKIGPCVVDSYLLYSYLEGKEGRTEDIALISEELKKIHRRGYLHGDSQVMNFLINGNTVYLIDTKLMRNRYGKFGEVFEFIYLEESCDRDIEYDRESIYYKGAIALKKYLIWFSNFKRRLRGKK
- a CDS encoding glycosyltransferase family 9 protein, coding for MSSIGDIILTTPVLKAFKRKYPELIIDFVVLEQFKDAISGLEYIDNLITFSKKKDDGIKNIKKFAARLRENNYDYVFDLHAKFRSKMIAKELGVRTYTYKKRAWWKTLLVKLRVIRYQVDDTIVKNYFGAFKDFDLEYVGEDLDFKFEENIKLRKFEGLPVMAPKASKNTKEWTSEGFAKLAKLIFERYGLKSVLIGAKQDISKCEEINRLSENSCIVLAGKLSLKESGGLLAKAKFLVTNDSGPFHIARGVGCRTFVIFGPTSPGMFEFGRRDTLIYANESCSPCSLHGDKKCPRGHFKCMKEIRAKEVLDIIDKKINEEE
- the recA gene encoding recombinase RecA codes for the protein MAKTKDEVNEREKALEMAMKQIKKDFGEGSIMKLGSNQSMAVETISTGSINLDLALGQGGVPRGRIVEIYGAESSGKTTIALHIAAEAQKMGGIVAFIDAEHALDPIYAKALGVDVDELLISQPDYGEQALEIADMLVRSGAVDLVVVDSVAALVPKAEIDGEMSDQQMGLQARLMSKALRKLTATLNKSKTTMVFINQIRDKIGGFGFGPQTTTTGGKALKFYASVRMEVKRVGSVKQGDEAIGNETVVKITKNKIAPPFKEAAFQIMYGKGISRVGEILDMALEYDIVAKSGAWFSFGDIRLGQGKENVKARLESEPELLAAIEVEVMKVMKPHSAKDEEEEQGIAVPEGALNFDEV
- a CDS encoding regulatory protein RecX; the protein is MKYNLKGNKIYFDEFFYLDLNRQTILDFDLKNRIEITEVEYRELVRKRAESMAYFWLSKRDYSQKELYHKLLAKYREKDILREILERFVDLGYLNDYDYAQSYVRSHNYSKKKIEFMLLQKGISSEIIKKVLENDNFRDITEIKRQLKRFEGKDVDKKINSLMRKGFTYKDIQRAIKEIEE